The Maridesulfovibrio salexigens DSM 2638 region GCCATATCAGTGATCGTGTGGCGGTTATGTATCTCGGGCAGCTCATGGAGATTGCCACTGCCGAAGAGCTTTACCGCAACCCCCAGCACCCATACACCCAGATCCTTCTCGATGCTGTCCCGGTTCCTGATCCGGCTGTTCAGGGAGAAGATGTTGTCATAAGCGGAGATATACCCAGTCCCATCTCTCCTCCTTCAGGCTGCCCCTTTCATACCCGCTGTCCCAAAGCGATGGAGATATGCTCACAGGCCCAGCCGGAACTGAAAGAAACCGAGGACGACCATAGAGTGGCTTGTCATTTGTATTAAAAAAGGCCGGAGCATTTGCCCCGGCCTTTCAAATTTAATTTATATTATCTGCGAATTACTTGGAATTAGAACGTTCATTATAAGCTTTTGCCAGTCCGCCTGTTGAAGTTTCGCGGTAAAGGCTTGGCAGGTCATGTCCTGTTTTCTTCATAACTTCCACAACTTCATCAAAAGGAATACGATGGGAGCCGTCAGAAAGGATGGACATCTGGGCACGGGCAAGTGCACGGGTGGAAGCACAGGCATTACGCTCAATACAGGGAATCTGTACCAGTCCGTCCACGGGATCACAGGTCAGGCCCAAGTGATGCTCAAGACCCATTTCCGCAGCATATTCAATCTGGCGTAAAGTACCGCCCATAAGTTGGGTTGCAGCAGCTGAAGCCATTGCACAGGCAGAACCGACCTCACCCTGACAACCTACCTCTGCCCCGGAAATAGAAGCATTGGTCTTGATTACATTGCCGAACAGTCCAGCCGTAGCCAGTGCACGGAGCAAATCATTCTCTTTAAGGTGTTCCTGAGTATCTTTGAGATAACGTAAAGTTGCCGGAACGATACCGCATGATCCGCAAGTAGGAGCTGTTACGATCTCACCACCGCCTGCGTTTTCTTCAGAAACAGCAAGGGCATATGCTGTGGTCATACCGGTAAGCTGCATATCCGGGCCGGCATGCTTAGTACGGCGGTAATAAGACTTCGCCTGTCTGCGAAGTCCGATAGAACCGGGTAATACGCCTTCGGCCTCAAGACCGCGCTCTAAGGATGCCTCCATTACTTCCCAGACACCGCGCAGAAATTCCCAAATTTCTGGACCTTCACACTTTTCTACGTATTCCCAGTAGGTGATGCCCTTGTCTTCGCAATGAGCCATAATTTCAGTAATAGTGGTCAAATTGTAGACAGG contains the following coding sequences:
- a CDS encoding L-serine ammonia-lyase produces the protein MESLRELYRIGVGPSSSHTMGPRMAAERFLEKHSDAPRFRVTLFESLAATGKGHLTDWAILSVLGDDKTELIWKAEEKMPEHPNGMQFEALDNSGAVIDTWKVYSVGGGAIREEGAAASSADPVYNLTTITEIMAHCEDKGITYWEYVEKCEGPEIWEFLRGVWEVMEASLERGLEAEGVLPGSIGLRRQAKSYYRRTKHAGPDMQLTGMTTAYALAVSEENAGGGEIVTAPTCGSCGIVPATLRYLKDTQEHLKENDLLRALATAGLFGNVIKTNASISGAEVGCQGEVGSACAMASAAATQLMGGTLRQIEYAAEMGLEHHLGLTCDPVDGLVQIPCIERNACASTRALARAQMSILSDGSHRIPFDEVVEVMKKTGHDLPSLYRETSTGGLAKAYNERSNSK